From Penaeus monodon isolate SGIC_2016 chromosome 6, NSTDA_Pmon_1, whole genome shotgun sequence, the proteins below share one genomic window:
- the LOC119574723 gene encoding oncoprotein-induced transcript 3 protein-like gives MSSDEVAVAGLCVFENCSCCVRDTEPCPDLEQQCLSKHGYSNHTCMSDEEALSGLCKYDNCSCCVKGTDCAQTSECQIADGRCDRTCVAGEEPVNDNCLESCTCCTEGKCPETQNCRDRNGICRPMCTSTETSISGICGTDLCFCCVSGPPNS, from the exons ATGTCT TCTGACGAAGTGGCTGTGGCGGGGCTCTGCGTCTTCGAAAACTGCTCCTGCTGCGTCAGGG ATACAGAACCTTGTCCAGATTTGGAGCAACAGTGTCTCTCCAAACACGGATACAGCAACCATACCTGCATGTCTGACGAAGAAGCTCTGTCGGGGCTCTGCAAGTACGACAACTGCTCCTGCTGCGTCAAGG GGACTGATTGCGCGCAGACTTCCGAATGTCAAATTGCGGACGGTCGCTGCGACAGGACTTGCGTGGCAGGAGAGGAACCGGTTAATGACAATTGCCTCGAGAGTTGTACTTGCTGCACCGAAG GCAAGTGTCCAGAGACCCAGAACTGCCGCGACAGAAATGGAATCTGCAGACCTATGTGCACCAGCACAGAGACCTCAATCAGCGGGATCTGTGGCACCGATCTTTGCTTCTGCTGCGTTTCAG GTCCTCCAAACTCATAA